The Arachis hypogaea cultivar Tifrunner chromosome 19, arahy.Tifrunner.gnm2.J5K5, whole genome shotgun sequence genome has a window encoding:
- the LOC112776862 gene encoding uncharacterized protein has product MLYVIDELDNCLVLEVIRKNDQLLITDSSFEQIRTFYLIDRGASVQFRYVGFGIFFILLWDKDNQPIEVHLDPDCYVPELMDPETLDNVSRVFHIKYTRMDEDSSTDVIVLSGSEPSDDQFSSDGDEDNDQDGALVGDNPHNLIDLSSGSSLSLEVIEQSNATNELADPRYTPEVSYEKKITALDLGQSRLYLASKFAAYLKLSGNGSIWTITSPDSNVEKNVFFFHLLNSGGRRGE; this is encoded by the exons ATGTTATATGTCATTGACGAGTTAGATAATTGTTTAGTGCTGGAGGTGATAAGAAAGAATGATCAGTTGCTCATAACTGATTCCTCATTTGAACAGATTAGAACTTTTTATCTTATCGATAGAGGGGCATCTGTTCAATTTAGGTATGttggttttggaattttttttattttattgtgggATAAGGACAACCAACCTATCGAAGTTCACCTTGATCCTGACTGCTATGTTCCTGAGCTAATGGACCCAGAGACACTTGATAATGTATCAAGAGTGTTCCACATAAAGTATACCAGGATGGATGAGGACTCATCAACTGATGTGATTGTTCTATCTGGGTCTGAACCATCGGATGATCAGTTTTCATCAGATGGTGATGAAGACAATGATCAAGATGGGGCCCTGGTAGGGGATAATCCACATAATCTGATAGATTTGTCGAGTGGAAGTAGTTTATCATTGGAGGTCATTGAACAAagtaacgcaacaaatgaattgGCTGATCCTAG aTATACTCCAGAGGTTTCTTATGAAAAGAAGATCACAGCTTTGGATCTCGGACAATCTAGATTG TATTTGGCTTCAAAATTTGCTGCGTATCTTAAACTATCTGGAAATGGTTCGATTTGGACGATCACCAGTCCAGATTCTAATGTAGAGAAGAATGTGTTCTTTTTTCACTTACTGAATAGTGGAGGAAGACGTGGAGAATGA